One genomic window of Pecten maximus chromosome 3, xPecMax1.1, whole genome shotgun sequence includes the following:
- the LOC117323521 gene encoding serine/threonine-protein phosphatase 4 regulatory subunit 3A-like isoform X3, with protein sequence MADSSTRRRVKLYMLNEDRQWDDRGTGHVSSAYVERLKGMSLLVRSETDGSILLESKIQPDTAYQKQQETLIVWSEADNYDLALSFQEKAGCDEIWEKICSVQGKDPSVDITQDIVEESEDERFDEMPDAAPPIELPACELSKLDEISELFSSVLPSPIRREKLFYAIETDGYIKKLLDLFHMCEDLENIDGLHHLYEIFKSIFLLNKNELFEIVFADETIFDVVGVLEYDPSLPQPAKHREYLRNTAKFKEVIPITNQELLNKIHQTYRVQYIQDVILPTPSVFEENMLSTLTSFIFFNKVEIVSMIQEDEQFLTTLFAELTDDETDDNVRRDLILFLKEFCTFSQTLQPQSRDSFFKTLSVLGVLSAIEIILGLDDTRMKAAAIDIFSYIVEFSPSMVREFILREGQSHDDDDLLINLVIEQMINDTDPELGGAVQLMGILRLLIDPENMLATSNKTEKTEFLSFFYKRSMHVLTAPLFANTVDERPSKGIIYDFQTAQLSSLILELLTFCVEHHTYHIKNYIISKDLLRRVLVLLKSRHAFVALCALRFMRKIIGLKEDFYNRYIVKGCLFKPVVDAFKDNGNRYNLLNSAIIELFEYVKLEDIKSLCSHVVESHIKDLEVVTYVTTFKSLKMRYEQQQERLKEKASLDGYRRDARTMDEEEEMWFDQDEETDDGDCTVHMSDLFKSKFPNCVVTVEREPVDAEFDPINRKVKEQPADLRDSPPRLLNKSSPTININLRAGTGSPEASPNSPPGSPGSPGSPDSPGSTNDPCPTPNCSPNVPMSPVEKANTITAKRPTLVGLVDYPDEDSDEEEEDEEAPSAKRQRLAT encoded by the exons ATGGCCGATTCCAGTACAAGAAGACGTGTAAAGTTGTACATGCTAAATGAAGACCGGCAATGGGATGATCGTGGGACAGGTCATGTGTCATCGGCCTATGTTGAACGATTGAAAGGGATGTCCCTGCTGGTCAGATCGGAAACAGATG GTTCAATCTTGCTGGAATCCAAGATTCAGCCAGACACTGCTTATCAGAAACAACAG GAAACATTGATTGTTTGGTCAGAAGCTGACAATTATGACTTGGCCCTGAGTTTCCAAGAAAAGGCTGGTTGTGATGAAATTTGGGAGAAGATCTGCTCT GTACAAGGAAAAGACCCATCTGTGGACATTACCCAGGACATTGTAGAGGAGTCTGAAGATGAGCGTTTTGATGAAATGCCAGATGCTGCCCCACCTATTGAGCTGCCTGCGTGTGAGCTGAGTAAGCTTGATGAAATCTCAGAACTCTTCAGCAGTGTACTTCCATCACCTATACGTAGAGAAAAGCTTTTCTACGCAATAGAAACTGATGGCTACATTAAGAAGTTGCTggacttgtttcatatgtgtgaAGACTTGGAGAACATTGATGGTCTCCATCACCTGTATGAGATCTTCAAgagtatatttttattgaacaaaaatgaattgtttGAAATCGTGTTTGCAGATGAAACAATATTTGATGTTGTTGGAGTGTTGGAGTATGATCCATCACTACCACAGCCAGCCAAACACAGAGAATACCTACGGAACACTGCCAAATTCAAGGAAGTCATACCAATCACAAATCAAGAACTTCTCAATAAAATTCATCAGACATACAGAGTACAGTACATTCAAGATGTGATATTACCAACACCCTCAGTCTTTGAGGAAAATATGCTCTCTACACTGACatctttcatatttttcaacaaaGTAGAAATTGTCAGTATGATTCAG gaGGATGAACAGTTTCTGACGACCCTCTTTGCCGAGTTGACAGATGATGAAACAGATGACAATGTTAGGCGTGATCTCATCCTCTTTCTGAAGGAGTTCTGCACTTTTTCCCAGACGCTACAGCCACAGAGTCGCGATTCTTTCTTCAAG ACGTTGTCGGTTCTAGGAGTTTTATCAGCTATAGAAATTATCCTG GGTTTAGATGACACAAGGATGAAAGCAGCAGCCATTGACATATTTTCTTATATAGTGGAGTTCAGTCCGTCCATGGTCCGGGAATTCATTCTTCGAGAAGGCCAAAGTCATGATGAT GATGACCTACTCATCAATCTAGTCATCGAACAGATGATCAATGATACCGACCCAG AATTGGGAGGAGCAGTGCAGCTGATGGGAATTCTGCGTTTACTTATTGATCCTGAAAACATGCTGGCTACTTCAAAT aaaacTGAGAAAACTGAATTTTTGAGTTTCTTTTACAAACGAAGCATGCATGTGTTGACTGCCCCATTATTTGCCAACACTGTTGACGAGAGGCCAAGCAAAGGTATTATTT ATGATTTCCAAACAGCCCAGCTGTCGAGCCTGATCCTAGAGTTACTTACCTTCTGTGTTGAGCACCACACTTATCATATCAAAAACTACATCATAAGCAAAGACTTGCTACGCAGAGTCCTAGTCCTCCTTAAGTCCAGACATGCATTTGTTGCATTGT gcGCATTGCGGTTCATGAGAAAGATCATTGGACTGAAAGAAGATTTCTACAATAGATACATAGTTAAAGGTTGTTTATTCAAACCAGTAGTAGATGCATTCAAAGACAATGGCAACAGATACAATCTGCTGAACTCGGCAATCATAGAATTATTTGAATATGTTAAACTG GAAGATATTAAATCCTTATGTTCCCATGTAGTAGAAAGCCATATCAAAGATTTAGAAGTTGTTACATATGTGACAACATTCAAGTCCCTCAAAATGAGATATGAACAACAGCAAGAGAGACTCAAAGAAAAGGCCAGTCTTGATGG GTACCGACGTGACGCTCGCACCATGGACGAGGAAGAGGAAATGTGGTTTGACCAGGACGAAGAGACAGATGATGGTGATTGTACTGTCCACATGTCTGACTTGTTCAAGTCCAAGTTCCCTAACTGTGTAGTGACTGTAGAGAGAGAGCCTGTAGATGCTGAATTTGATCCCATCAATAGAAAAG TGAAAGAGCAGCCTGCAGACTTACGTGACTCACCCCCTCGCTTACTGAACAAGTCCTCACCCACCATCAACATCAATCTAAGGGCTGGAACAGGAAGTCCTGAGGCCAGTCCAAATAGTCCCCCTGGTAGTCCAGGTAGTCCAGGAAGCCCAGACAGTCCTGGCTCCACGAATGATCCTTGTCCGACCCCTAACTGCTCCCCTAATGTTCCCATGTCGCCGGTAGAGAAAGCCAATACCATCACAGCTAAGCGG CCAACACTGGTTGGTTTGGTGGATTACCCAGACGAGGATTCTGACGAAGAGGAAGAAGATGAGGAGGCACCATCTGCTAAACGGCAAAGACTAGCTACGTAA
- the LOC117323521 gene encoding serine/threonine-protein phosphatase 4 regulatory subunit 3A-like isoform X2, with product MADSSTRRRVKLYMLNEDRQWDDRGTGHVSSAYVERLKGMSLLVRSETDGSILLESKIQPDTAYQKQQETLIVWSEADNYDLALSFQEKAGCDEIWEKICSVQGKDPSVDITQDIVEESEDERFDEMPDAAPPIELPACELSKLDEISELFSSVLPSPIRREKLFYAIETDGYIKKLLDLFHMCEDLENIDGLHHLYEIFKSIFLLNKNELFEIVFADETIFDVVGVLEYDPSLPQPAKHREYLRNTAKFKEVIPITNQELLNKIHQTYRVQYIQDVILPTPSVFEENMLSTLTSFIFFNKVEIVSMIQEDEQFLTTLFAELTDDETDDNVRRDLILFLKEFCTFSQTLQPQSRDSFFKTLSVLGVLSAIEIILGLDDTRMKAAAIDIFSYIVEFSPSMVREFILREGQSHDDDDLLINLVIEQMINDTDPELGGAVQLMGILRLLIDPENMLATSNKTEKTEFLSFFYKRSMHVLTAPLFANTVDERPSKDDFQTAQLSSLILELLTFCVEHHTYHIKNYIISKDLLRRVLVLLKSRHAFVALCALRFMRKIIGLKEDFYNRYIVKGCLFKPVVDAFKDNGNRYNLLNSAIIELFEYVKLEDIKSLCSHVVESHIKDLEVVTYVTTFKSLKMRYEQQQERLKEKASLDGTPSLLRNNRYRRDARTMDEEEEMWFDQDEETDDGDCTVHMSDLFKSKFPNCVVTVEREPVDAEFDPINRKVKEQPADLRDSPPRLLNKSSPTININLRAGTGSPEASPNSPPGSPGSPGSPDSPGSTNDPCPTPNCSPNVPMSPVEKANTITAKRPTLVGLVDYPDEDSDEEEEDEEAPSAKRQRLAT from the exons ATGGCCGATTCCAGTACAAGAAGACGTGTAAAGTTGTACATGCTAAATGAAGACCGGCAATGGGATGATCGTGGGACAGGTCATGTGTCATCGGCCTATGTTGAACGATTGAAAGGGATGTCCCTGCTGGTCAGATCGGAAACAGATG GTTCAATCTTGCTGGAATCCAAGATTCAGCCAGACACTGCTTATCAGAAACAACAG GAAACATTGATTGTTTGGTCAGAAGCTGACAATTATGACTTGGCCCTGAGTTTCCAAGAAAAGGCTGGTTGTGATGAAATTTGGGAGAAGATCTGCTCT GTACAAGGAAAAGACCCATCTGTGGACATTACCCAGGACATTGTAGAGGAGTCTGAAGATGAGCGTTTTGATGAAATGCCAGATGCTGCCCCACCTATTGAGCTGCCTGCGTGTGAGCTGAGTAAGCTTGATGAAATCTCAGAACTCTTCAGCAGTGTACTTCCATCACCTATACGTAGAGAAAAGCTTTTCTACGCAATAGAAACTGATGGCTACATTAAGAAGTTGCTggacttgtttcatatgtgtgaAGACTTGGAGAACATTGATGGTCTCCATCACCTGTATGAGATCTTCAAgagtatatttttattgaacaaaaatgaattgtttGAAATCGTGTTTGCAGATGAAACAATATTTGATGTTGTTGGAGTGTTGGAGTATGATCCATCACTACCACAGCCAGCCAAACACAGAGAATACCTACGGAACACTGCCAAATTCAAGGAAGTCATACCAATCACAAATCAAGAACTTCTCAATAAAATTCATCAGACATACAGAGTACAGTACATTCAAGATGTGATATTACCAACACCCTCAGTCTTTGAGGAAAATATGCTCTCTACACTGACatctttcatatttttcaacaaaGTAGAAATTGTCAGTATGATTCAG gaGGATGAACAGTTTCTGACGACCCTCTTTGCCGAGTTGACAGATGATGAAACAGATGACAATGTTAGGCGTGATCTCATCCTCTTTCTGAAGGAGTTCTGCACTTTTTCCCAGACGCTACAGCCACAGAGTCGCGATTCTTTCTTCAAG ACGTTGTCGGTTCTAGGAGTTTTATCAGCTATAGAAATTATCCTG GGTTTAGATGACACAAGGATGAAAGCAGCAGCCATTGACATATTTTCTTATATAGTGGAGTTCAGTCCGTCCATGGTCCGGGAATTCATTCTTCGAGAAGGCCAAAGTCATGATGAT GATGACCTACTCATCAATCTAGTCATCGAACAGATGATCAATGATACCGACCCAG AATTGGGAGGAGCAGTGCAGCTGATGGGAATTCTGCGTTTACTTATTGATCCTGAAAACATGCTGGCTACTTCAAAT aaaacTGAGAAAACTGAATTTTTGAGTTTCTTTTACAAACGAAGCATGCATGTGTTGACTGCCCCATTATTTGCCAACACTGTTGACGAGAGGCCAAGCAAAG ATGATTTCCAAACAGCCCAGCTGTCGAGCCTGATCCTAGAGTTACTTACCTTCTGTGTTGAGCACCACACTTATCATATCAAAAACTACATCATAAGCAAAGACTTGCTACGCAGAGTCCTAGTCCTCCTTAAGTCCAGACATGCATTTGTTGCATTGT gcGCATTGCGGTTCATGAGAAAGATCATTGGACTGAAAGAAGATTTCTACAATAGATACATAGTTAAAGGTTGTTTATTCAAACCAGTAGTAGATGCATTCAAAGACAATGGCAACAGATACAATCTGCTGAACTCGGCAATCATAGAATTATTTGAATATGTTAAACTG GAAGATATTAAATCCTTATGTTCCCATGTAGTAGAAAGCCATATCAAAGATTTAGAAGTTGTTACATATGTGACAACATTCAAGTCCCTCAAAATGAGATATGAACAACAGCAAGAGAGACTCAAAGAAAAGGCCAGTCTTGATGG GACGCCGTCACTTTTACGGAACAATAGGTACCGACGTGACGCTCGCACCATGGACGAGGAAGAGGAAATGTGGTTTGACCAGGACGAAGAGACAGATGATGGTGATTGTACTGTCCACATGTCTGACTTGTTCAAGTCCAAGTTCCCTAACTGTGTAGTGACTGTAGAGAGAGAGCCTGTAGATGCTGAATTTGATCCCATCAATAGAAAAG TGAAAGAGCAGCCTGCAGACTTACGTGACTCACCCCCTCGCTTACTGAACAAGTCCTCACCCACCATCAACATCAATCTAAGGGCTGGAACAGGAAGTCCTGAGGCCAGTCCAAATAGTCCCCCTGGTAGTCCAGGTAGTCCAGGAAGCCCAGACAGTCCTGGCTCCACGAATGATCCTTGTCCGACCCCTAACTGCTCCCCTAATGTTCCCATGTCGCCGGTAGAGAAAGCCAATACCATCACAGCTAAGCGG CCAACACTGGTTGGTTTGGTGGATTACCCAGACGAGGATTCTGACGAAGAGGAAGAAGATGAGGAGGCACCATCTGCTAAACGGCAAAGACTAGCTACGTAA
- the LOC117323521 gene encoding serine/threonine-protein phosphatase 4 regulatory subunit 3A-like isoform X1, whose translation MADSSTRRRVKLYMLNEDRQWDDRGTGHVSSAYVERLKGMSLLVRSETDGSILLESKIQPDTAYQKQQETLIVWSEADNYDLALSFQEKAGCDEIWEKICSVQGKDPSVDITQDIVEESEDERFDEMPDAAPPIELPACELSKLDEISELFSSVLPSPIRREKLFYAIETDGYIKKLLDLFHMCEDLENIDGLHHLYEIFKSIFLLNKNELFEIVFADETIFDVVGVLEYDPSLPQPAKHREYLRNTAKFKEVIPITNQELLNKIHQTYRVQYIQDVILPTPSVFEENMLSTLTSFIFFNKVEIVSMIQEDEQFLTTLFAELTDDETDDNVRRDLILFLKEFCTFSQTLQPQSRDSFFKTLSVLGVLSAIEIILGLDDTRMKAAAIDIFSYIVEFSPSMVREFILREGQSHDDDDLLINLVIEQMINDTDPELGGAVQLMGILRLLIDPENMLATSNKTEKTEFLSFFYKRSMHVLTAPLFANTVDERPSKGIIYDFQTAQLSSLILELLTFCVEHHTYHIKNYIISKDLLRRVLVLLKSRHAFVALCALRFMRKIIGLKEDFYNRYIVKGCLFKPVVDAFKDNGNRYNLLNSAIIELFEYVKLEDIKSLCSHVVESHIKDLEVVTYVTTFKSLKMRYEQQQERLKEKASLDGTPSLLRNNRYRRDARTMDEEEEMWFDQDEETDDGDCTVHMSDLFKSKFPNCVVTVEREPVDAEFDPINRKVKEQPADLRDSPPRLLNKSSPTININLRAGTGSPEASPNSPPGSPGSPGSPDSPGSTNDPCPTPNCSPNVPMSPVEKANTITAKRPTLVGLVDYPDEDSDEEEEDEEAPSAKRQRLAT comes from the exons ATGGCCGATTCCAGTACAAGAAGACGTGTAAAGTTGTACATGCTAAATGAAGACCGGCAATGGGATGATCGTGGGACAGGTCATGTGTCATCGGCCTATGTTGAACGATTGAAAGGGATGTCCCTGCTGGTCAGATCGGAAACAGATG GTTCAATCTTGCTGGAATCCAAGATTCAGCCAGACACTGCTTATCAGAAACAACAG GAAACATTGATTGTTTGGTCAGAAGCTGACAATTATGACTTGGCCCTGAGTTTCCAAGAAAAGGCTGGTTGTGATGAAATTTGGGAGAAGATCTGCTCT GTACAAGGAAAAGACCCATCTGTGGACATTACCCAGGACATTGTAGAGGAGTCTGAAGATGAGCGTTTTGATGAAATGCCAGATGCTGCCCCACCTATTGAGCTGCCTGCGTGTGAGCTGAGTAAGCTTGATGAAATCTCAGAACTCTTCAGCAGTGTACTTCCATCACCTATACGTAGAGAAAAGCTTTTCTACGCAATAGAAACTGATGGCTACATTAAGAAGTTGCTggacttgtttcatatgtgtgaAGACTTGGAGAACATTGATGGTCTCCATCACCTGTATGAGATCTTCAAgagtatatttttattgaacaaaaatgaattgtttGAAATCGTGTTTGCAGATGAAACAATATTTGATGTTGTTGGAGTGTTGGAGTATGATCCATCACTACCACAGCCAGCCAAACACAGAGAATACCTACGGAACACTGCCAAATTCAAGGAAGTCATACCAATCACAAATCAAGAACTTCTCAATAAAATTCATCAGACATACAGAGTACAGTACATTCAAGATGTGATATTACCAACACCCTCAGTCTTTGAGGAAAATATGCTCTCTACACTGACatctttcatatttttcaacaaaGTAGAAATTGTCAGTATGATTCAG gaGGATGAACAGTTTCTGACGACCCTCTTTGCCGAGTTGACAGATGATGAAACAGATGACAATGTTAGGCGTGATCTCATCCTCTTTCTGAAGGAGTTCTGCACTTTTTCCCAGACGCTACAGCCACAGAGTCGCGATTCTTTCTTCAAG ACGTTGTCGGTTCTAGGAGTTTTATCAGCTATAGAAATTATCCTG GGTTTAGATGACACAAGGATGAAAGCAGCAGCCATTGACATATTTTCTTATATAGTGGAGTTCAGTCCGTCCATGGTCCGGGAATTCATTCTTCGAGAAGGCCAAAGTCATGATGAT GATGACCTACTCATCAATCTAGTCATCGAACAGATGATCAATGATACCGACCCAG AATTGGGAGGAGCAGTGCAGCTGATGGGAATTCTGCGTTTACTTATTGATCCTGAAAACATGCTGGCTACTTCAAAT aaaacTGAGAAAACTGAATTTTTGAGTTTCTTTTACAAACGAAGCATGCATGTGTTGACTGCCCCATTATTTGCCAACACTGTTGACGAGAGGCCAAGCAAAGGTATTATTT ATGATTTCCAAACAGCCCAGCTGTCGAGCCTGATCCTAGAGTTACTTACCTTCTGTGTTGAGCACCACACTTATCATATCAAAAACTACATCATAAGCAAAGACTTGCTACGCAGAGTCCTAGTCCTCCTTAAGTCCAGACATGCATTTGTTGCATTGT gcGCATTGCGGTTCATGAGAAAGATCATTGGACTGAAAGAAGATTTCTACAATAGATACATAGTTAAAGGTTGTTTATTCAAACCAGTAGTAGATGCATTCAAAGACAATGGCAACAGATACAATCTGCTGAACTCGGCAATCATAGAATTATTTGAATATGTTAAACTG GAAGATATTAAATCCTTATGTTCCCATGTAGTAGAAAGCCATATCAAAGATTTAGAAGTTGTTACATATGTGACAACATTCAAGTCCCTCAAAATGAGATATGAACAACAGCAAGAGAGACTCAAAGAAAAGGCCAGTCTTGATGG GACGCCGTCACTTTTACGGAACAATAGGTACCGACGTGACGCTCGCACCATGGACGAGGAAGAGGAAATGTGGTTTGACCAGGACGAAGAGACAGATGATGGTGATTGTACTGTCCACATGTCTGACTTGTTCAAGTCCAAGTTCCCTAACTGTGTAGTGACTGTAGAGAGAGAGCCTGTAGATGCTGAATTTGATCCCATCAATAGAAAAG TGAAAGAGCAGCCTGCAGACTTACGTGACTCACCCCCTCGCTTACTGAACAAGTCCTCACCCACCATCAACATCAATCTAAGGGCTGGAACAGGAAGTCCTGAGGCCAGTCCAAATAGTCCCCCTGGTAGTCCAGGTAGTCCAGGAAGCCCAGACAGTCCTGGCTCCACGAATGATCCTTGTCCGACCCCTAACTGCTCCCCTAATGTTCCCATGTCGCCGGTAGAGAAAGCCAATACCATCACAGCTAAGCGG CCAACACTGGTTGGTTTGGTGGATTACCCAGACGAGGATTCTGACGAAGAGGAAGAAGATGAGGAGGCACCATCTGCTAAACGGCAAAGACTAGCTACGTAA